ctgatcagtcgtctgtcggctagtggagcctggagcagccgctccaccagtttcagtagcagacaatatGCTactgcctgataccaccacagTAGCTGTTGAGTCTttagagttcattctaagcctactcccgggctccagatctgccgctccactggagacagacgcagatcatcaaaggcctaatggatacctctatcgcaactatccttgagtgacttaaatttttcttccaaaaaataaTGCCCTATTACGAGTTTCAGAAAAATTCTGAAACTCGtagtgaaataacaaaacgtccgctccacatAACGGTTCAAATATAATACGATCTGGAATAAACTCGGTACGAATATCGATGGGTCTAATATAACTCCCTATGCCAAATATTGgggaaatcggattttaaattcagcttttatgagcctaagacccttaatcgggagatcggtctatataaggaccatatcaaggtatagtccgacatatcccatcttcgaattttaagcttatggacagaaaatgaatctgtgcaaattttcagctcaatatcagtTAGGATCAGTAGTAGGccatttatggtggttacccTATAAGACGAAAGGAAAGATGCCCTGTGGCGCTCCCTGTGTCATTTTGTCCTCGCTCGTATGTCATCCGATATTTATACACAAGTTCTTTAGAAGTGGTTATCCAGGGATTTTCCATGTCTTCTTCTTCTGGTCTGCGCCAAAACACGTACTAAGCAACTTAGGACTTTGGATCTTATACACGTACCGTTAAACGCCCTCAGAGTCGCATTATTGCCGCGGATATACGAATTCCAGAGCAGTTGAAAACCGTAGCCTACACCGTACTATGACGTCTAGTGCAGGGCGTTATCCATCTACTTTTGATATAAGCAAGCTGCTTGTATCTGGGGAATTCGACGGAtactaatacaaaatttcccatgaacattccattaaggaagaggggatacttctctcatatcaatgagcgcagtccgattaaagtttaagttcaatgataaagggcctccttttttatgccgagtccgaatagcGTGCCGCAtatcgacaccacttggtagagaagtttgaacatggcaggataccttacaaatgttgtcagcattagtaaggggataactaccgctgaatattttgttgatgttcataggcggaaatgctaacctctgaaccACAGTGGCCTCCACTCCGGATATTCCACTCTTGATCATGGTGTCTGAGGTTTGAGTAAAAAGAACCCAAGGTTAAAGGTCCATAAACGTTTGTTGTTGCGCAAATTACCTTGCTGGACTGGGGGAGCATGAACACCACCCTCGCCTCCTACCAGTCCTCTGTAGTATATGGAAGTTCTAGGCACGCTCTGAATAAAGCGGCCGCAGGAAAAGCAGGTCTCCACTCCTTTTGCAGTAATGTCAGAAATATACCTTCAGGTCCCTCTTTAAGTCTAAATTTGGTGTAATGCCCTCATTGTGATTTCCACCAACCTCAATGTTCCTGAATTCCGGTGTATCCGTGTGGCGCGacatatcctgtggaaaatttctCTCGAATAAACATACCCACATGCCTTTCGTAGTCTATGCTTTTCTTCCAGTCCTTGAAAAATGTCTCAGTTTTGACATGGGCGTTGGAGGTTATTAACGTTAAGACCAGTGCTGCGGATTCTGAGACTTGGCTCAGACCTAGGGCCGCAGTCGGAGTGCGGTTCGGAGTCGAGGTCAGCAGGATTAACTCCTGATCGATTTCGGATTCCGACTTCGACTGCGTTCTGAAAACCTGAAACGACTCCGCAGCCCTATTCCAgaataaaaaatcgattttgatataaaattttgcaaacaattgTTTTTCATTCTTGAATTTGATTCAATAAACAATTTCTTCATTCGTAAAAACTTTcctcaaatttaaatttctttctcCTCATTTCTCGAATTCCTTCTTCAGAGCCCCCAGTTTTATTAGAAACTCATCTCTTTCCTTTCTTCTTGCGCTGAGTTCCgcttttggtaccatttcctcACACTGTTGGGCGATTTTATCCAAAGTTGACCCACTCTCCATTCTGGGTATGGGATCATATGTCTCACTGACTTTGTGAATTTCATCTCCAAAACGCTGCACATAGTCTGCAATACCATCGGCATTCAAATGAGCCGTTTCAAGGGGACCCAAAAGGGCATAACGTAAACCCAGGCCTTGTGTCATAACCGCATCAATGTCAGCCACTGTGAGTATGTCCTTGTCGaccaaatgccaaatttcattgagtaTGGCATATTGGATGCGGTTGGTGGCAAAGCCCAAGACTTCGCGTTTTAAGGTGAccggtttttgttttatttccaaCATCAATTGCTTGGTGAACTCTATGGCCTTTGGTGAGGTCCAGGGAGCGGGAACAATCTCCACCAGGGGTATGTAGTAGGGGGGATTTAAGGGATGTGAAACCAAAATCTGGAAAATGCAAagcaaaatacaaacaaaaaattgcaatCTTTTAATAAAGACCTCCTATTGTGGTTGGTGCATCCTTTTCAATCCAAAGGACATGTAAGCTGATGAGCTCTTAGCTCTTTTTTGCAAACCCATTATACTTTTTGGCTTACATTGTGTCTATGCTTGAGACCATGGCTGAACAGTGAGGGCATAAAAGTGCTTGTTGAGCTGGAAACAATCGTTTGTTCCTCGAGTATGTCATCCAGTTGCtggtacaatgacttcttccaTTCAATGCGTTCTGGTATGCATTCCTGTATGAAGAGGGCTCCCATTGTCATCTCCTGCATGTCCGTGGTTGTTTTTATACATTGAAATTGCTGTTCAGCACTGAGATGACCCCGTAGTAAGCCTTGCTGCTCAAGACGATGCAGTTCAAGGTCAACGTACTCCAGAGCCGATGTTAACTGTTCGGGAAGAATGTCATATAGCATGACCTTATAGCCAACCGAGGCAAATAACATGGACCACGCTCGGCCAATAAGGCCGCTGAAATTATGACGGGGTGGAAATTGTAAAATAAAGATGTAATGAGAAGAAGGACACTACTTGCACCACTTCTGCCTACCTGCCCACAATACCAATTTTCTCAGTTttcattattgaaaaaaaaatcaattgttaCACTTTGGATGTGTTCTCTTCAGCCAAGCCTGCTTTACTAACTAAATCACTACGTTTCGCTTTAATTGATTTTCCGATTAATCTCAGcaattcattaaaaaatatctttcgatgaatgaatgaatgagtaAAAGAATGATTTATGATGTATGCAAGCTTTTGCCCTAAAGGCTTATCACAAAATTTCTCAATAACAGCCAATGTAGCCGAAACTGACATTCCCCTACTCTATGGCGGTAGATGTCCTCATTTACAGGTCATTCCATTGCCTTTGCcattttattttaatcaaattaaaaaaaaaaaaaatattttccttaaaattaTCTGTTATTACCTTCAGCTTGCCTTGCTGCTTCTCACAATAAACATATCCCATGATTAATTTAATATACTCATGCTTCCAGTCTAAATAAAACAATCGCTTTTGCTAAAAACTTATTTCACTTttcattataaattatttattactCTTGTTGGATGCCCATTCGTCTGTGGGTCTTATCATTTAACCGCTCAACTCAGCTTGGCCGACCAGTCATTCATCTCCATTCatggaaacaacaaaaaaaaaacagaaaacaacaacaacgctatTCCATTCATCTCTGAAATGTAGTTCAGACTCTAAGGTCATTCGGGAGTTGGGTTGTCAGCATGAACGAAAACGTGCTGCCCACAGCCACACACCACCACCATCCTAGGGGAAACGTTTAATGTACAATAAAACAAACTTAATGAATTGTTGCCCCATAATAATTATTAattacaatattttatttatatatgggggttgttgttggtttttataccctccaccataggatggggggtatactaatttcgtcattctgtttgttacacctcgaaatatgcgtctaagaccccataaagtatatatattcttgagcgtcgtgacattttaagtcgaactagccatgtccgtccgtctgtccgtccgtccgtccgtctgtctgtcgaaagcacactaacttccgaaggagtaaagctagctgcttgaaattttgcacaaatactttttattagtgtaggtcggttggtattgtaaatgggccatatcggaccatgctttgatatagctgccatataaaccgatcttgggtcttgacttcttgagcctctagagggctcaaatctagtccgatttggctgaaattttgcacatcgtgttttgatatcacttccaacaactgtactatgtatggttcaaatcggtccataacctgatatagctgccatataacccgatctatggtcttgagcccctagagtgcgcaatacttatccgattggaatgaatatgacatgatatccaacaactgggccaagtatggttcaaatcggttcataacctgatatatctgtcatataaacagatctggggacttgagcttctagagggcgcaattcctatccgatttggctgaaattttgcatgacgtattttattcttactttcaataactgtgtcaaataaagttcaaatcggttcataacccgatatatctgccatataaaccgatctgagatcttgactttttgagcctctagaggtcgcaattattttccgatttgcctgaaattttgtacgacggatcctttcatgatcatcaacatacgtgtttattatggtctgaatcggtccatagcctgatgcagctcccatataaatcgatctctctattttacttcttgagcctccaaagggcgcaattattattcgaattggctgacatttcacacaggtcaccaacatataatttaattgtggtccaaaccggaccatatcttgatatcgttctaatagcagagcaaatcttttcttatgtccttttttgcgttagaagagatgccgggaaaagaactcgacaaatgcgatccatggtggagggtatataagattcggcccggccgaacttagcacgcttttacttgtttcgtttgTTATCAATTTTAAGACTTGTGAAACAGGGGAAggcttgtcaaaatttcatttctagggaaatgttgttaaatttttcttttatggtaaattttgtcaaaatttcatttcactcaaggatagctaagATTAGCGGTTGatgatctagagcccgggagtagatTTAGAAGGGACtctaaagacccaacagcttcGATGGTGGTGTCAGGCCGTAGAATGTTGTCTGCTACCAAAACCCCGACTGGTGGAGCGCCtactccaggctccactagccgacaggtcagctggggcttttgacgaagacacctggttcgagtcttaagaacAAAACCaattctatcttcgcatgcctataattagcctaggccatcggccttcccttCACTATCTTTGAGAGATtgaaataatagaagacgcatcgctctcaggttcaTTGAGAGGCTCGCGTTGGTTAATAGGATGGGTTACAAATTGTACTTTCTTATCCGTACAAGCTACTAGCTGTCCCGGGccggctccgctgcgccttcttttactttctgtggaacaaaattttcatttgactatttattttcgacaattaaacaatttttagtgaaataccatgctacgaaaatagtatatcgcttgactaacagtttaacaatataagtgccgttatctgaatcccatatgttCTTTATTGGTCAAGGATTTAGgtttggatgttaggtgtactccattcttaaaatactttatttcagcccgatattctcatgatgtctgatttaggagtgttttcgggggtgacgaggtcccccagacacttggccctgaaaaaatatcagcatcgtgctcttctttcaaatgccatttatttaaaccccatatttccgttggtttaaggggagtttacatgacgaggcgtccccccaaacatatggccccaacattggatatcaaattcgttttctaatctcaaatatctttcatttgagccatatattggcatggtcgaaaaatttgttccctttgtggggtgttttagggaaggtgtgatgccctaaatacatggtactacatttggatatcaaattcgttttctactcccaaatacctttatctgtgccccatattgcgatagtcagaAAAaaagctgtttgtggggtattttgggaaaagggtagacccccagaaaattggtcccgaaagtgggtatcaattcttgctctgccccccaatacctttcatttaagccccacattgacatgatcggtaaatatgtccgatttaggggtgttttggggagtgggctggtcccccaatcactaagctctgaaaatatatgagcaacgtgctcttttctcatatatttaaaccccgtattgccattggcctcaaaattggatatcaaattcgttttctaatctcaaacaccattcaccttattgaaaaagctggctaatatgcccgatttgggtatgggccctaaaaactatgaatatcgagctccacagtcttgaagacctaaattgtcttggtgagcaaatacgtcccacttgggggttgttatggtggtgggacgtcctctagacagttggtcccgaatgttgatgtcagattcatgatctactcccaaatacccttcatttgagctctattTTTCCATAGGCGGTAAACACGAcccgtttggggggtgttttaggggatggggcggccactcagtgatttggcttcgaaaatatatatcagattcgtgttctactctgaaatacctcttatttgagccacatattgcaatggtctgcaaatacttcctatttgtgtgatgttatggggatgggatggccccatagacacttttcccgaacattgatatcagatttgtgctttacctccaaagacctttcatttgagccccatattgctatggtcgtaaatttgtcctctttgggggatgttctcggggatgcgcgacccctcaaacacttggtcccacatctggatatcagattcgtgttccacactcaaataccttatatttaagccccatattgccatggtcagtaaataagtcctgtttggggggtgttttgggggttggggtggacccccagaaactttgtcccaaattcggatatcagattcgtattttagacacttttcccgaacattgatgtcagattcgtgctttacctccaaatacctttcatttgagttccatattgccatggtcggtaaatatgtccagtttagggggttggtccgacaattggaaatcagataagatttctaatcttaaagatctttcatttgagtcccatattgtcgtaattggtgtaaatatatatttgataggttttggggtggggcgcccaccctaggtacccatcggaaatttggatactaaatttttgtttgtaggttactatcagagagcacacaaaatttcgcttaccaaccatctccgagatctggcgtttctgaaaattatgataaaggggagggtctgctcccccttcagatatcaaaaatgtagtaccctattttcagcacgggatcattatgcaccatctgtgaaaatttcaataaaatcggttcagctgcttctgagtctataaggaacacacaaacaaacaaacaaacctacaaacaaacacaaattgatttttataccctacaccactactgtggtacagggtgaattagtttgtaacactcaaaaggaggagatatagacccattgataagtataccaatcgacccagaatcactttctgattcgattcagcaatgtccgtctgtctgtccgtccgtccgtctgtctgtccgtctgactgtacgtctgtctgtccgtctgtctgtccgtctgtctgtccgcctatctgtctatccgtcagtctgtccgtctgtctgtccgtctgtccatgttaatttgtgtacaacgtataggtcgcagttttcttccgatcgtcctaaaatttggtacaggcatgttttttggcctagagtagaagcccattgaaattggaaaaaatcggttcagatctggatatagctcccatatatatgttcgtccgatttccagtaataatgcaataaaatggtcattttttaaccgattctcacgaaattgggcaggaaggatttttttacgagtGTCGACATTGCTGGGGAATTTCATGTAAAccagttcagatttatatatattttcactcctagaaccactgcaagcacatttatagaccaatattgctaaaatattgcacaacgctttcttcgatgactaccacaatatacatagagtttggttaaaatcggttcagatttagatatagctcccatatatatgttcgtccaatttactgtaatattgcaataaaatggtcttttgttacccgatgttctcgaaatttggcaggagggattttctcttgactctcaatattactggtgaatttcatggaaatcggttcatatttagatatagctttcatatttatatatatataaatatatatatcgcccgattttaacttctagagtcacagtaagcgcatttattgccaaaattttgcaaaacgctttcctcgacaccTGTCACAGCATCTcgggagtttgctcgaaatcggttcagatttaggtatagctcttatatatatgttcgtctgattttgagaaatatagcAAAAAAGTAATCATCTGTTAtctgattctgtcgaaatttggcaggagggattttctctcgactctcaatattactggtgaatttcatggaaatcggttcagatttagatatagctctcatgtatatatatcgcccgattttaacttctagagtcacagtaagcgcatttattgacccatcttcccaaaattttgcaaaacgctttcctcgacgactaccacattgtctgagaagtttgctcggaatcggtt
The genomic region above belongs to Stomoxys calcitrans chromosome 5, idStoCalc2.1, whole genome shotgun sequence and contains:
- the LOC106093808 gene encoding lambda-crystallin homolog gives rise to the protein MKTEKIGIVGSGLIGRAWSMLFASVGYKVMLYDILPEQLTSALEYVDLELHRLEQQGLLRGHLSAEQQFQCIKTTTDMQEMTMGALFIQECIPERIEWKKSLYQQLDDILEEQTIVSSSTSTFMPSLFSHGLKHRHNILVSHPLNPPYYIPLVEIVPAPWTSPKAIEFTKQLMLEIKQKPVTLKREVLGFATNRIQYAILNEIWHLVDKDILTVADIDAVMTQGLGLRYALLGPLETAHLNADGIADYVQRFGDEIHKVSETYDPIPRMESGSTLDKIAQQCEEMVPKAELSARRKERDEFLIKLGALKKEFEK